Part of the Propionimicrobium sp. PCR01-08-3 genome, CGGCGACACAGGCATAGCCGATCGGGTTCCTGCCGCCGTTGGCGCCCGATGACAGCTTCGCCCGCTGCTCCAGCAGTCCCTCGTCCATGAAATGAGTGAGGTACTTCGACACCGTCGGGAGACTGAGACCCAGGGCCACGGCGATGTCATTCTTGGTAGCCATGCCTCGCTCGCGGATGAAGTCGTAGGTTGCCCGGCGGGTTCGCTTTCTGATGCTGGACGACTTCATCTCTGGTTTCACCTCCTGGGCGACTTCGTGGCCGCGAGTCTTGCATTGCCCACTGCCAGGCGATGTCACGTGCGAATCGAACTCATCCTAATGGCTGGGCACAGATCTCTTCGGGACTGACTATCAGGCGTACGCGCTCTCACCTCCTCATCTGCGGGCGTTATAGAGATTGCGGACGGCGTCGATCAGCACGGCCACGAAGATCATCAGGCCGCCGGCGAACGTGATGAGTGTCGATTCGATACCGAGAATCGCCAAGCCGACCTGAATCACGGTGAGTAGCAGAGTGCCGGCCAGCACCCCGAGCATGCTGCCTTTGCCGCCGGTGAGGCTCACGCCACCGATGACGGCGGCGGCGATGACCTGCATCTCGTAGGTCGTTCCGAATGATGACGTCACGGCGCCCATATATCCCGACAGCAGCCAGCCGGCGATACCCGACAGCAGCCCGGACACGACATAGGCCAAGATCTTCGTCCGGTCGACGTTGATGCCGGCGATATATGCACCGCGGAAGTTGCCGCCTACCGCGAACAAGGCCCGGCCGAAACGAGTGCGCGTCCAGATGATGTGGAAAATTACGAAGGCGATGATCAGCACGACGGGCAATGCCGGGAACGGGCCGATCTTTCCCTGGCTGATGAACTTATAGGAATCGGGAAGCTGCGAGATGGTGGTGCCGCCGGTGATGGCCAACAGCCCGCCCTGCAGCACCATGTTCATGGCCAAGGTCGTGATCAGCGCGTTGGCCCTCAATTTGGTGACGATGATTCCGTTCACCAAGCCGATGGCCGATCCGACGAGCAGGATGATCAGGATGGATACGATGACCGGCACGCCGGCCTTCATGGCGAGCACACCGAGCAGGGCCGAGAAACCGGCGGTTCCGACGGTGGCCAGGTTGATGTCGCCCAGCACGATGATCATGGAGATTGCGATGGCCAGCAGTCCCATGACCGTCGCCTGAACGAGGACGTTCGAGAGAATGCCGAACGAATAGAACGACGACCGGAACAAGCCCATGATCACGATGGACGCGACGAGCAGAATCCATACCGCCTGATTCATGCAAAAGTCGGCGACTTTTCGAGCAGTAGATGTCTCTGACATGGCGCTACACGGCCTCCTTCTCACGGTCCCTGATGGCGGTGAGTTCGTCGATGGTGATGTCTGTGTTGTTGAGGATGGTGACGATGTGGCCTTCGTCGAAGAAGACCAGACGATCCGCCACCCGCAGGAGTTCCTCGTAGTCGTTCGTGAGATAGATGGTGCTCATGCCTTGATCGGTGAGGCGGAGGATGGTCGCGATGATCTCTTCACGGCTCTTGATGTCGATGCCGACGGTGGGCTCGTCCAGAATCAATAGCCGCGGATCGGTGTTCAGCAGCCGGCTGACTATGACCTTCTGCTGGTTGCCGCCGGACAACTGGTCCATCTGGTCTTCAATGGAACTGCACTTGATCTTGAGAGCCTGCCGGTATTGCTCCGAGAACAGCCGTTGCTTGGCCAGATTGATGAATCCGGCCATAGCCTTCAGCTTTCCTGGATGACTGGCGATGCCGATGTTCTCGTTGACGTTCATCGTCGGCATGATGCCCTCGCGCTGCCGATCGAAGGAGATGTAGGCGATGTCTTGTGCGATGGCTTGTTCCGGCGAACTCAAGGTCAGCCGGTGACCTTCGGCGGTGATCGTGCCGGAGGTCAGTTTGGTGAGGCCGAACAGCGCGCGGCAGAACTCACGCGCCCCCGAGCCCGGAAATCCGACCACCCCGAGAATCTCGCCCTTGCGTACGTCGACCGAGACGTTCTCGAGATTTGTGCCGTAAAGCTCGTCGACTTGGAGCAGCACTCCGTCGCCGTTGGGATTGTGCGCTTCTGAACGCCTGGTGAGTTCCACATCTTCGCCCGCGACAAGATAGGCCAAATGAGACTCGGTGGCCTTCTTCGACATGTCGACCGGGTACATCTTGCCGTCTCGCAGCACTGTGATTTCGTCCGACAGGTCGAGCACCTCACCCAGATAGTGCGAGATGAAGATGAAGGCAGTTCCTTTCGCCTTGAGATCACGGACGAAACTGAACAGCTCGGCGCGTTCACGGTTGGTCAAGGCGGTGGTTGGTTCGTCCAAGATGATGAGTCTGGCACCCGAGTGCATGGCGCGGATGATGTTGAGCTTGCGAGCGTCGATGGAGCTCAGCTCTCGCACCGGTGTTCGGGGATCAACCTTCAGCCCGTAGTCGCCCAGTTCTTGGGCAGCGACCTGGTTGATCGTCTTCCAGTCGACCAGGCCGCGGCGCAGCGGCAGGACGCCCGAGAAAATGTTCTCGCCCACCGAGAGGTCGGGGAAGGAGTTCTCGTGCTGGGGGACAAGCCTGATGCCCAACTCTTGACGATTGAAGATGTTGAGGGACCTGATGTCCTGGCCATCGAAAAGCACCTCGCCGACGCTCGGAGGATAGATGCCGGCGATGATGTTCACCAAGGTCGACTTGCCGGCGCCGTTGCGGCCGAGCAGCGAGTGGATCTGACCGACTCCGACCTCCAGGCTGACGTCGGAGAGGGCACGGGTTGCTCCGAATATCTTGGATATGTTGTTGACTTGCAGTAATGGTGTCGTGTTCACGGCTGGTTCCTTCGTTGACAGTGGTGCCGCTGGCAGATCAGATGCACAGCGGCACCACGGCCTGTCGTCCGGGCCCTGCGAATTTCAGAGGTCGAACCGGATGTTGTTGGCAGATCCGGTTAGGAGGCGTTGCCCCAGATGAGTGGGTTATCCGCTCCGGAGGCATCCACCACCAGCGGGTCGAGCATCACGGTGGCGCCCGTGTCACCGGAGGTGAAGGTGACCTCGGTATTGAGATAGGAGCCCTCAGGGGTGAAGGTGCCAGATGTGGGCACCTCTTGGCCCTGCATCGGGTAGGCGTTCAGAATCTCGGTGGCGATGCCGCCCACGCCCAGCACGTCGATGACGACTTCCGCGTCCACATACCCGTCTTTGACGTAACTGAGAACGTCGCCGAGGCCGTCATGGGAGATGAAGAAGACGTGTCCCTCTTCGCCGGTCTTCTGCCACATGTTGTTTGTCTTGAGTGCTTCGACGGCGCCGATGGTGGCGGTGTCGGTTGGCGTATTGATCAGGTCGATCGTCTTCCCGGAAGAGTTCGCGTCGGCGATGACGTTGTTCAAGGCGCTGGTCGCCACATCGGATTCGGGGGCGCCGAGTACCGAGACGAGTTCGATATCGGGATACTGCTTGATGACGCTTTCGAATCCCTCGGAGCGTTCCTTGAACACCTGGGAGACGACTTCGCCGTACATGTTGACGACGACGCCCTTGGGCTCGCCGTACTTCTCGGTGAGCAATTCGACGGCCTTTTCTCCGGCCATTTCGCCGGAC contains:
- a CDS encoding ABC transporter permease, with translation MSETSTARKVADFCMNQAVWILLVASIVIMGLFRSSFYSFGILSNVLVQATVMGLLAIAISMIIVLGDINLATVGTAGFSALLGVLAMKAGVPVIVSILIILLVGSAIGLVNGIIVTKLRANALITTLAMNMVLQGGLLAITGGTTISQLPDSYKFISQGKIGPFPALPVVLIIAFVIFHIIWTRTRFGRALFAVGGNFRGAYIAGINVDRTKILAYVVSGLLSGIAGWLLSGYMGAVTSSFGTTYEMQVIAAAVIGGVSLTGGKGSMLGVLAGTLLLTVIQVGLAILGIESTLITFAGGLMIFVAVLIDAVRNLYNARR
- a CDS encoding sugar ABC transporter ATP-binding protein, which produces MNTTPLLQVNNISKIFGATRALSDVSLEVGVGQIHSLLGRNGAGKSTLVNIIAGIYPPSVGEVLFDGQDIRSLNIFNRQELGIRLVPQHENSFPDLSVGENIFSGVLPLRRGLVDWKTINQVAAQELGDYGLKVDPRTPVRELSSIDARKLNIIRAMHSGARLIILDEPTTALTNRERAELFSFVRDLKAKGTAFIFISHYLGEVLDLSDEITVLRDGKMYPVDMSKKATESHLAYLVAGEDVELTRRSEAHNPNGDGVLLQVDELYGTNLENVSVDVRKGEILGVVGFPGSGAREFCRALFGLTKLTSGTITAEGHRLTLSSPEQAIAQDIAYISFDRQREGIMPTMNVNENIGIASHPGKLKAMAGFINLAKQRLFSEQYRQALKIKCSSIEDQMDQLSGGNQQKVIVSRLLNTDPRLLILDEPTVGIDIKSREEIIATILRLTDQGMSTIYLTNDYEELLRVADRLVFFDEGHIVTILNNTDITIDELTAIRDREKEAV
- a CDS encoding sugar ABC transporter substrate-binding protein, which encodes MFKKLTAVATATLVAISLAACGSDSGSGSSGGEGEIWYSTKNSTEAVHVAMANGVTQAADMLGFKGEVAVAEADAAKQNDQLNNIVQNMMPAAVVVNPYDSDSISDVMGRANDADIPIAVIDNKANNAEADVAVLFDSIKSGEMAGEKAVELLTEKYGEPKGVVVNMYGEVVSQVFKERSEGFESVIKQYPDIELVSVLGAPESDVATSALNNVIADANSSGKTIDLINTPTDTATIGAVEALKTNNMWQKTGEEGHVFFISHDGLGDVLSYVKDGYVDAEVVIDVLGVGGIATEILNAYPMQGQEVPTSGTFTPEGSYLNTEVTFTSGDTGATVMLDPLVVDASGADNPLIWGNAS